CCTCAGCTATGCCACCGCAGCCGGCGCCGCGGCGACCGGGCTGTTCATGCTGGGGCAGTCGACCCGGCAGAGCGGCCTCGCTTCGGTGGCGCTGCGCAGCGTGATCGCCACGGTCGCCACCTTCGGCTTCTTCCAGGTGCTGCCGCATTACCCGGTGGGGGTCAGCGAGGTGCACCTGATTCTCGGCTCGACCCTGTTCCTGATCCTCGGCGCCGGTCCGGCTGCACTGGGTCTGGCCATGGGCCTCTTGCTGCAGGGCCTATTCTTTGCACCCTTCGACCTGCCGCAATACGGCATGAACGTCACCACGCTCCTGGTCCCGCTCTTCGCCGTCGCCGTTCTCGCGCAGCGGATCATCCCGGCGGGCACGGCCTATGTCGATCTGCGCTATGCCGATGTGCTGAAACTCTCCTTCGCCTACCAGGGCGGCGTGGTGGCCTGGGTCGCCTTCTGGGCCTTCTACGGTCAGGGTGCCTCGGCGCTGGCCGGGATAGGGATGTTCGGCGCGGCCTATATCACCGTCGTGCTGATCGAGCCGCTGGTCGATCTGGCGATCCTCGCCGGTGCCAAGGCGCTGGCCGGGCGGATGCCCGCCTCGCTGGTCACGCCGCGGCTGCTTGCTTCGGCCTGATCCGACAGGCCAATCAGATCAGGGGCGCGGACCTGCGGGACCGCGCCCCTTTCTCATGACGCGCAGGCACCCCATGATCGAGCTTATTCTCATCGGCATCGGCACCGGCAATCCCGACCACCTGACTGCCGAGGCGGCGAAGGCGATGAACGCCTCCGACCTGATCCTTGTGCCCTTGAAGGGCGAGGACAAGTCCGATCTGGCCGGTCTCAGGCTGGCGATCTGCCGCGAGGCGCTGACCGATCCGGCAACGCGGGTCGAGACCTTTGACCTGCCCGTCCGCGATCCGGCGACGCCCGACTATCTCGCGCGGGTGCAGGACTGGCATGACGCCATTGCCGCCATCTGGGAGGATCGCATCCGCGCCCATCTTGACGCCGGCGGCGGGCCGCGCGTTGCCCTGCTGGTCTGGGGCGATCCCTCGCTTTACGACAGCACCCTGCGCATTGCCGAGCGGGTGGGCCGCCGCCTGCCGCTGACCTTGCGCGTCATCCCCGGCATCACCGCCATTCAGGCGCTTTGCGCCGCCCATGCCATCCCGCTGAACGATCTCGGCGCGCCCGTCACCATCACCACCGGCCGGCAATTGCGCGCGGGTGGCTGGCCCGAGGGGGCATCGACCATCGTTGTCATGCTGGATGCCGGCGGGGCCTTCGAGGCCCTTGACCCGGCGGGCCTGACCATCTGGTGGGGCGCCTATGTCGGCATGGCCGAGCAACTGCTGATCGCCGGTCCGCTCTCTGAGGTTGCGCCACAGATCATCGCCACGCGGTCCGAGGCGCGGGCGCGGCATGGCTGGATCATGGACATCTACCTGATCCGGCGCGGCTGAGACCTGCAGAGAATGCAAGGCTGGTCACAGCTTTGTCACCTGACTAGGGTCAAAGGGGTCAATGTCACGAGAACGGGAGAATCGTCATGGCCTCGAACCGCGCGCACAAGGGCAATGCAGCAGCTGACCGGGGAGGGCCGTCGCTGATCCTCGGCAACCAGCGGGGCAATCTGCTGGAGGGTGGCGCGGGCAAGGACATGATCCTTGGGCTGGGCGGCGATGACACCATCCGCGGCGGCGGCGGCGATGACCGCATCCTTGGCGGGCGTGGCAATGATACCGCCGTCTATGCCGGCGGGGTCGATGACTATGCGATCAGCCGACTTGGCGGCATTGTCCGGGTCGAGGCGCTGTCGGGCAACGAGGGCCGCGACTGGCTGCAATCGGTCGAGGCGCTCTATTTCGAGGGCGATGATTACACGCTGCATCTGGATGGCCGGAACAATGCCGTGCTGGCCGGGGATGATGCGGTGGCGGCGGGCGAGGACGGGGTTACCCTGATCGACACCGCCGATCTTCTGGCCAATGACCGCGAGTATGACGGTGACGCGCTGACCATTACCGGGGTTTCGGCTGCGGCCTCGGGTGCGGTGGTGACGCTGGAGGGCGGCCAGATCAGTTATGATCCGGGCGACCGCTTCGACCATCTGGCCGAGGGCGAGACGGCGACCGACAGCTTTACCTATACCGTCGATGACGGGAAGGGCGGCACCGATACGGCGACCGTGACTGTCACCATCACTGGCCAGAATGACGCGCCCACGCTGACCGCCACCACCAGCGTCACCGTGGCCGAGAACCAGACCGCCGTGCCCGCCGGCCTCTCGGCCACGGACCCAGACAGCAGCGACCTGACCTATGCAATCAGCGGCGGGGCCGATGCGGCGCTGTTCCAGATCGACCCCGAGACCGGCGAGTTGAGCTTCATCACCGCGCCGGATTACGAGAACCCCGGCGATGCGGGCGGCGACAATATCTATGACGTGACCGTCAGCGTCACCGATGGCGCGGGCGCCAGCGACAGCGCCGATATATCGGTGACGGTCGAGGACGTGACCGAGACGCCGCCGATCGTCGCCCGGATCAACGAAATTCACTATGACAATGCCGGCACCGATGCGGGGGAGTTCATCGAGGTCCGAGTCAACGCGGGCGATGATGCCTCGGGTCTGTCGGTCGAGCTCTATAACGGCAGCAATGGCGGGGTCTACGGCACGCTCTCCATCGCCGATGCGACGATGACCAGCGACGGCACGCATGATTTCTATGTCTGGAACCTGCCCGCGAACGGGTTGCAGAACGGCGCGCCGGACGGGATGGCGCTGGTGAATGGCGGCGAGGTGGTCGAATTCCTCAGCTACGAGGGCGAGATGACCGCAACCGGCGGCGCGGCGAATGGCCTGACCTCGACCGATATCGGCGTCTCCGAGCCGAGCGATACGCCCCTCGGCCAATCCTTGCAGCGGAACGAGGATGGCAGCTGGCGCGCGCCGGAAACCGCGACGGCAGGCGCCAGCAATGACGCCGCCGAGCCTGAATTCGCGGCGCGGATCAACGAATTTCACTATGACAATGCCGGCACCGATACCGGCGAGTTCGTCGAGGTAAGGGTGACGGCGGGCGGCGATGCCTCTGGCCTGTCGGTGGAACTCTATAACGGCGGCAATGGCTCGGTTTACGGCACGTTGTCGATTGCCAATGCCACGATGACAAGCGATGGCACCCATGATTTCTATGTCTGGGACCTGCCGGCCAACGGGTTGCAGAACGGTGCGCCGGACGGGATGGCGCTGGTGAATGCTGGCGAGGTGGTGGAATTCCTCAGCTACGAGGGCCAGATGACCGCCGCAAGCGGCACGGCGGCAGGCATGACCTCGACCGATATCGGCGTGGCGGAAACCGGTGGCGATGCGCCGGGCCTGTCGCTGCAGCGCGATGCGGAGGGGAACTGGTCTGCACCCGCCGAGGCGACCAAGGGCGCAGCCAATGCGGGCGATGGCGGCGGCGAGACCGCGACGCCGCAGCTGATTTCCTTCATCCAGGGGTCAACCGATGCCTCGACGCTGATCGGCCAGCGGGTCGAGGTGACGGCGGTGGTCGTCCATATCGCGGCGAACGGCTTCTACCTGCAGGAGGAAGACGCCGATGCCGATCTCGACGCGCTGACCTCGGAAGGGATTTTTGTTTTCACCGGCGGCGGCGAGGCGGTGGCGCTTGGCGATCTGGTGCAGCTTGACGGCACCGTCACCGAATTCGGCGGGCTGACCGAGCTGACCGCCGTGTCGGACGTCATGATCATGTCCAGCGGCAACGAGCTGCCGACGGCGGCGACCGTCGAACTCTCGCCCGAGGGCTTCAACTATGAATCGGTCGAGGGGATGCGGGTCTCGGTCATCAGCGGCACCGACGCGCCGCTGACGGTGATCGAGAATTTCGATTTCGACCGCTATGGCGAGATCGTCGTGGGTGCTGGCGTGCAATACCAGCCGACGCAGATCCATGATGCGCAGACCGAGGCCGCCGAGGTCGCGGCGCTGGCCGAGGCCAATGCCCAGAACCGGCTGATCATCGATGACGGCATCAGCACGCAGAACCCCGACGCGTTTGAGTATGTCCCGAACACCACGCCGGGCGACAATGGCAATGGTTATCTCGATGCTGGCGATGAGTTCGGCGCTGGCGGCGCGACGCTGCGGCTTGGCACCCAGTTCACCGGGCCGATCGAGGGCGTGATGACCGAGCAGTTCGGAGATCACGCGCTGATCCCGACCGGGCAATTGCCGATCGACGAGGCCACCAATTCCGGCGCGCGACAGGACGCCCCCGACGATGTGGGCGGCGAGCTGCAGGTGGCTTCGATCAACGTGTTGAACTATTTCACCACGCTCTCGGGCGGCACCGGGCCGGATGGCACCCTGGACCCGCGCGGGGCCACGACCGAGGCCGATCTGGCCCGGCAGACCGAGAAACTGGTCTCGGTCATGACCGGCACCGGGGCCGAGGTCTTTGCCCTGCAGGAGATCGAGAATGGCGGCTTTGGCGAGGGCTCGGCCATCGACGCGCTGGTCGATGCGCTGAATGCCGAGGCCACGGCCACCGGCTCGGGCGCGGTCTATGCCTTTGTCGATCCGACCGGGACCGGCGGCTTTGTCGGCGAGGACGCGATCATGACCGGCATCGTCTATGACAGCGCCGCGCTGACGCTGGTTCATACCGATTTCGTCGAGTTCGACGAAAGCACCGCCGCGACCACCTACCAGCTGGCCAAGGTGCTGGATGACGCCTTGCCGCAATCGACCTATCTGGGCGATTTCCAGCGCAACCGCCCCTCGGTCGCGGCGACCTTCGAGGATGCGGAGGGGAACCAGTTCACCGTGGTCTCTTCGCATTTCAAGTCCAAGGGTGACAGCGGGCTGCTGGCCTTGTCCAATGCCGCGCAGGCCTATCTGGATGCCAATGGCGCGGCGGCGGGCTTTACCCAAGCGGATATCGACGCGCTGCGGGCGGATGCGAATTTCGATCAGGGCGACGGTCAGGGCTTCTGGAACGGCGTCCGGGCCGAGGCGGCGGTGCAGCTGGCCGACTGGCTGGGCACGGAATATGCCGGCGGCGGGGTCAGTGACTATCTGTTGATGGGCGACATGAACGCCTATGCGCAGGAGGACCCGGTTCAGGCGCTGCGCGAGGCCGGGCTGGTCGATCTGATCGACCAGTTCATCGGGCAGGATCAGGCTTACAGCTATGTCTTCGACGGCCAGCGCGGCACGCTGGACCAGGGGCTGGCCTCGGCCAGTCTGTCCGATAATGTCACCGGGGCGACCGAATGGCATGTGAATGCCGATGAGCCGGACCTCTTGGGCTACAGCTCGCAGTTCAAGGATCCGGGCTTCTACAATGACGGGCCGTTTGCCGCCTCGGACCACGATCCGCTGATCGTCGGGCTCACGCTTGACGATCCGCTGGTGGCGTAAGCCGGAACAGACCGGGGGGGTTAGCCGAAGCGCGCGAACCCCCGGCTCACCAGACGGCTGACCAAGGCGTGAAAGCCAAGCGCGATCAGCGTGACGAGGGCCAGCGCGGCGAAGGCCAGATCGGTGCGCATCCGGCCATTGGCAAGGATCATCACCGCGCCCAAGCCCTCGGACCCGCCGACCCATTCGCCGATGACCGCGCCGATGGGGGCATAGACCGCCGCGAGTGTCAGGCCGCTGCCCAGCATCGGCAGGGCCATGGGGATGCGGATATGGGCCATCTCGCGCCAGCGGCTCGCTCCCATGGTCCGCGCCAGATCGAGACAGGCCGGCGAGCTGCGCATCAGCCCGTCGAGGAAGGCCGAGGCCACCGGGAAAAAGCAGATCAGCGCCACCACGGTGATCTTGGGCGCCATGCCGAACCCCAGCCACAGCGTCAGGATCGGCGCCAGCGCGAAGATCGGGATCACCTGCGACAAGAGCAGCACCGGGCGCAGCGCGGCGGCGAGCCGGGGAAAGCTGGCCATCAGCACGGCGAGGATCGCGCCGGTGCCAGCCCCGAGCGCGAAGCCCGCGAGGATCTCGGTCAGGCTGGTCAGCGCGCCCTGCGCCAGCACCTCTCGGTGGCTAGCGATGGCCGACGCGACCGCCCCCGGTCCGGGCAGGAGGAAGGGCGGCAGGCCAGTGAGAAGGACCAGCGCCTGCCAGCCTGCCAGCAGACCCAGCCCGACGGCCAAGGGCGTCAGCATCCGTTGCGCCTTCATGCGGCGGTCCCGGCGATCAGGCGCGACATCAGTGCGCCCTGACAGCGCAGAAGTTCGGGATGTGACGGCGCGCGCGGGATGGGAAGCGCAGGGGTTTCCACCGCGCTCAAGCCCGCCTCGGTCAGCACGTGGATACGGTCGGCCAGACGCGCGGCCTCGGCCGGGTCATGGGTGACCATCAGCACGGTGCGGCCGCGCAGCAGCTCGGCCGCGAGGTCCTGCATCTCGAGCCGCAGCCGCACATCCAGCGCCGAGAAGGGTTCGTCCAGCAGCACCAGCGGGCGATCCTCCATCAGCGTCCGCGCCAGCGCCACCCGCTGCCGCTGCCCGCCCGAGAGTTCCGCCGGTCGCTTCGCGGCATGGGCCGCAAGCCCGGCGCGGTCGAGAATGGCGTCGAGCCGCGTGAAATCGGCGGCATGGCCGCGCAGCCTTGCGCCAAGCGCCGCGTTCTGGCGCACGGTCAGCCAGCCGAGCAGGCCGGGATCCTGCGCCATCAGCGCCACTGGCTGGCGGAACTGCACCCGGCCCTTGAAGCTGCCGCCGATCGGCAGGCCGGCGATCAGCCGCAGAAGCGTCGATTTGCCCACCCCGGAATCGCCCAGAAGCGCCGTCCATTGCCCCGGTTCCAGCCGCAGCCGGATCGGCGGAAACAGTGCCCGGCCCGACATGATGACCTGCCCCGAGAGGATCACCGGTGCGCTCATGCCCGGCCCAGCCCCCAGAAGCCGACCTCGAGCCGGGTGGCGGTGGCAAAGCGATGGGACAACTGCTGCCAGCGCGGCAGTTTTTCCGGCGCCGGCCCCAGCCGATCCGCCACCGCCTTGTCGATCATCGCGCCGCGCGTATGGCACATCGCCTGATAATCGGCGCCGCCATAGGTCTCGATCCAGTCGCGATAGGGGGTATCGCCGGCCTCGATCATCAGCCGCGCGCCGATCTCGCCATAGCCCAGCACACATGGCGCGAGCGCCGCCAGCAGGTCGAGGAAATCGCCGGAATAGCCGGTTTCCAGCACATAGCGGGTATAGGCGAGGTTTTCGGGTGCCTCCTCGGTCGCCAGCAGATCGGCCTTGCTGATCCCCGTCGCCTCGCAGATGCCGACATGCAGCGCCATCTCGCCCTGCAACAGGGTCTGCACCGTGGCCGCCGCCGCCTGCATCTCCTCCAGCGTGCCCGCCTTGACCACCGCAAGCGACCAGGCGCGCGAGAAGTGGATCAGGAACAGGTAATCCTGCCGCAGATAGGTGAGGAAGGCGGCGCGGGGCAGGCTGCCATCCTTCAACCCCTCGACGAAGGCATGGCGGGTATAGGCAGCCCATTGCGGCGCGCAATCCGCCCGCCACAGCGCGAAGCTGCGGCCGTAATCCGGGGCGGTCATTGCTCGGCCCCCGGATCCAGCGCCAGTTTCGACACCGGCAGGGTCGCGTCGATCATTCCGGCCTCGTGCAGAAACGCCTCGAACCGCGCATAGCGGCCATGATCCAGCGCCGCCGGGCTATGGGCGAAACGCGGCAGCGTGTCTTTCCACGCCTGCGTGTTCAGCTCGTCCGAAAGGTCGGGGCCTGAGGCAGCGAAGGTTTCAAACGCCTCGTCGGGATGGTTCAGCATGTATTCCGTGCCGCGCTCGATGGCGGCGAGGAAGCGGGTGATGCGGTCGCGGTCAAGGCTGTCGGCATTGGCGACGAAGATCAGCTCGTCATAGCTGGGCAGCCCGGCCTCTTCGGGGAAGAAGCAGCGGCCATTACCACCCGCGAGCCGCATCTGGGTCAGCTCGAAATTGCGGAAGGCGCCGATCACGGCATCGACCTGCCCGGTCATCAGCGAGGGCGTCAGCGACCAGTTCACATTGACCATCTCGACATCGTCAGCGGTCAGCCCGGCACTTTGCAACATGGCCGCCGTGGTGGCGCTTTCGACGCCCGAGACTGAATAGCCGATCTTCCGGCCCTTCAGGTCGGCGAGGCTCTGGATCGGCCCATCGGCATCGACCATCAGGCAATTCAGCGGCGTCGCAACCAGCGTGCCGACGCGCAGCAGCGGCAGCCCCTCATGCACCTGCAGATGCAGCTGCGGCTGATAGCTGACCGCCAGATCGGCCTTGCCCGCCGCCACCAGCTTCGGAGGCTCACTGGGATCGGCGGGGGCGACGATCTCGACCGCCAGCCCCTCATCGGTGAAGAAGCCCTTTTCCTGCGCGAGGATGATCGGGGCATGGTCGGGATTGATGAACCAGTCGAGCAGCAGGGTCATCTTGTCCTCGGCCAAGGCCGGCGTGGCGAGCGTGAGGCCGGCCAGCGCGGCGAGAAGGCGGGTGGTGGTCATCTTGGGTCTCCAGTGGAAGGGGATTGAGGGTTGGCCAGCAGCGCGATCTCGCCCGGCCAGACGGCGCGCAAGCGGTCGGCGGCGCGCCAGGCGCGCAGGCCCGAGCGGCAGGTGAAAACGGCGCGCTGGTCGGGGGCAGGGATCGGACCGGCGGGGCCGAAATCCTCGACCGACTGACGGCGGGCATGGCGGGCGACGGGGGCGGGGGCTTCGGTGGCGTCGCGCAGCTCGATCAGGAAATCGTCGGGGCGCAGGGCCGAGGCGGCGATGAAGGGGTGCGGTGCGGCTTCCGGTTCGGGGGCAGAGTCGAAGCGGAAGGAGGAAGTACGGAAGTCTTTCATCTCGAAGCGCAGCATCTGACCCAGCGGCGAGGGCTGCAGCCCCAGCACCACGGCCAGCGCCATCTGCGCCTGAACCGCCCCCAGCATGCCCACCACCGGCCCCAGCACCCCGGCGCTGGCGCAGGTCGCAAGGCTGTCGGGCAGGTCGGGAAAGACCGCGCGCAGCGAGGGCGCGCCGCCGCAGAAGCCGCCGACATAGCCCGACATGCCAAGCGCCGAAGCCGAGATCAGCGGTTTTCGCAGCGCAAGGCAGAGGTCCGACAGGACATAGCTGGCCGCAAAACTGTCAGCGCAATCGAGGACCAGATCGGCACCGGCGACCAGTGCCGGGGCGTTTTCCGGCGTCAGCCAAGCGACCAGCGGGGTGACTGCCACCCCGGGATTCAGCGCGCGGGCGAAACCGGCGGCGGCCTCGGCCTTGGGCTGGCCGAGGCTAGGGCCATAGATCGGCTGGCGGTGCAGGTTCGTCTCTTCGACACGGTCGGGATCGATCAGCGTGATCCGTCCGATGCCGGCACCCACAAGGTATTGCAGCGCGGGAACCCCAAGACCCCCCGCGCCGACGACCAGCAGATGCGCCGCAGCGATCCGCGCCTGACCCTCGGCGCCGATTTCGGGCAGGATCATCTGGCGGGCATAGCGGTTCATGCCGTGGCCTTCAGCCAGTCGCGCACCCGTGCCTCGGGGTCGGGGTTCAGGGTGATGTCGGTCACGGCCGAGACAACATCGGCCCCGGCGGCAAAGGCCAAGGGCGCGCGGTCGATGCTGAGCCCGCCAATGGCGATCAGGGGAATGCCACCGGTCCGCGCCTTCCACTCGGTCAGTTTTTCAACGCCCTGCTGGTGCCATTTCATCTTCTTCAGGATCGTGGGCCAGACCGGGCCGAGGGCGATGTAATCGGGCGTCAGCGCCAGCGCGCGGGCCAGTTCCGCCTCGTCATGGGTCGAGACGCCGAGCCTGATGCCGGCGGCGCGGATGGCCGAGAGGTCGGCACTGTCCAGATCCTCCTGCCCGAGATGGATCCAGTCGCAGCCCTCGTCGATGGCGATCTGCCAGTGGTCATTGACGACCAGCAGCGCCCCCGCCGCGCGGCACAAGGCCTGCGCCCGGCGGATCTCGTCGCGGGTCTCGGCGTCAGGTCGATCCTTGACCCGAAGCTGCACCAGTTTCACGCCAAGCGGCAGCATCCGCCCGATCCAGTCGGCGGTTTCAAAAATCGGATAGAAGCGGGGCAGGGTCATGCGAGGAAGGCCTTTCCGAGAACGGGGGTGGATGGCGCGGCCATGTCGCGCGGCTCCATCGGGTCCGCCTCGAAGGCCGCGCGCCCGGCCTCGACCGCCAGTGCCATCGCCCGCGCCATGCCGACCGGATCGCCGGCCTTGGCGACGGCGGTGTTCAACAGCACGGCGTCAAAGCCCATCTCCATGGCCTGCGCGGCATGGGACGGCAGGCCGACCCCGGCATCGACCACCAGCGGCACATCGGGGAAATGCGCCCGCAGGCTGCGCAGGCCATAGGGATTGTTCAGCCCCAGACCCGAGCCGATCGGCGCGCCCCAAGGCATCAGCACCTGACTGCCGACCTCGAGCAAACGTCCGCAGACCGTCAGATCCTCGGTGCAATAGGGAAAGACCTCGAATCCGTCCTCGGTCAGGATGCGCGCGGCCTCGACCAGTCCGAAAACATCGGGTTGCAGCGTGTCGGCATGGCCGATGACCTCGAGCTTGATCCAGCTTGTGGCAAAGAGTTCCCGCGCCATATGGGCGGTGGTGACGGCCTCCTTGACCGTATGGCAGCCGGCGGTGTTGGGCAGGATGCGCGTGCCGAGCCCGGCGATCATGTCCCAGAAGGCCTGACCCCCGCCCGCCTCGCGGCGCAGGCTGACCGTGGCGATGCCCGCCTGCGAGACGCGGAAGGCTTCGGCCAGGATCGCGGGCGAGGGATATTGCGCCGTGCCCAGCATCAGCGCGCTGTCGACCGTGGTGCCATAGAAGACCGGCATGGCTCAGCCCCCCTGCATCGGCGCGACGACCTCGATCCGGTCGCCCTCGGCGATCGGGGTGGTGGTGCGCAGGGCTGCAGGGACGAAATCGCCGTTAAGGGCGGTGGCGACCTTGGCACCAAAGCCGCAATCGGCCAGCAGATCGGCCAGCGTCGCGGCCTCGGTCGCCCGCGGCTCGCCATTGAGGGTGATCATCATGCAAAAACCTCGTCCATGAACTCGGGAATGATGCCGCGCTCCAGATGATCCGCCGCCATCGCAGCGACGGTCGGGGCCAGCAGGAAGCCGTGGCGGTAGAGCCCGTTGGCGTAGAGGGTCGAACCGACACGCCGCAGCCGGGGCAGGTTGTCGGGAAAGGCCGGGCGGGCATCGGCGCCGGTTTCCAAGAGTTCCGCCTCGCCAAAGGCGGGCAGCAGCGCATAGGCGGCGGAGAGGAGTTCCAGCACCGAGCGCGCCGTCACCACCCCACGCCGGTCGCTTTCGATCATCGTTGCGCCCAGCATGAAGACGCCATCGCCGCGCGGCACGATGTAGAGCGGGATGCGCGGATGCAGCAGCCGGACGGGGCGGTTCAGCGTCACGCCGGGGCAGCGCAAGACCATCATCTCGCCCCGTACACCGCGCAGGTCGGGCAGGGCATCGCGGGCGGCAAGGCCGCGGGCGTCGATCAGCTGGTCGGGTTTGGTGGCGGGCGGCGCGCGGTGGACCGCCACTCCTTTCGCCTCGAGCCGGCGGCGCAATTCCGTCAGCGCATCACGCGGCGACAGATGCGCCTCGGCCTCGTAGAACAGACCCGAGGTGAAGCGCCCGGCAAGGTCCGGTTCCAGCGCGGCAATGGCCTCGCCGTCCAGCAGCCGGTGGCCGCGACTGCGCCGGGCGAAGCGGGCAAGCTCGCCCCGGTCGCGGTTCAGCGCGAGGACCAGCGTGCCCTGCCGGCTGACGCCGCCGGCATGACGCTGCCACCAGCCAATCGCCCCAAGGCCATGCCGCTCCACCGGCTCCTCGGCGGATTCGCCCTCGCAATAAGGGGCGAGCATACCGCCCGCCCAAAAGGAACAGCCATGCGGGCCGGGGGTGGGTTCGGGATCGACCAGCTCGACCTGATGGCCGCGCGCGGTCAGTTCGGTGGCCAGCGTCAGGCCCATCACCCCGGCACCAAGGATGCGGATGCCGCTCATGCCCCGGCCCCCCAGAGCGCATGGAAATGATGCACCGGCCCGTGGCCCGACCCGATCCGCAGCCGGTCGGCAGCGGCAATGGCGCCCTGCAGGTAGGCATGGGCGCGGGTCACCGCCTTGGGCACGGAGAGTCCCTGCGCCAGTCCGGCAGCGATGGCGGCAGAGAGGGTGCAGCCGGTGCCGTGGGTGTTGCGGGTGGCGATGCGGGGGGCGGTCAGGCGATGGGTCTCGGGTCCGAGCAGCAGGTCGGTGCAGACCTCGCCCGCGTCATGGCCGCCCTTCATCAGCACCCAGTCCGGCCCCAGCGCCAGAAGTGCCCGGCCCTGCGCCTCGCGCGCCGTCAGGTCGGCGGCGGGTTCCGCTCCCAGCAGCTCGCCCGCTTCCGGCAGGTTCGGGGTCAGCACGGTCGCCAGCGGCAGCAGCTCGCCCCGCAGCGCCGCGATCGCCTCGGCGGCCAGCAGCCGGTCACCGGATTTCGCCACCATCACCGGGTCGAGCACCACCGGCAGACCGCGCCCCGCAAGCCCCTCGGCCACGGTGCGGATCACCACAGGATCACCCAGCATCCCGATCTTCACCGCCTTCACCGGCAGATCGTCGAAGACGGCTTCCATCTGCGCCCGGATCAGCGCGGGCGACAGGGTTTCCACGGCGGTGACGGCGCGGGTGTTCTGCGCGGTGATGGCGGTCAGCACGCTGGCGCCGTAGGTGCCAAGCGCAGAAAATGTTTTCAGATCGGCCTGAATTCCCGCGCCACCGCCGCTGTCCGAGCCTGCGATGGTCAAAGCTATATCCGTCACGTCGCCCCCTTCGACCGACGGATGGATTTGGGGGAAGACAAGCGCAGGGGGATGATCCGCCCGGCATCGTCAAGCTACCCGTTCCCTCCGCCGGTATTAACCGGATCAGGTTCGATGGGTCGGCATTCGCCTCTCAGCCCCGGTCAAGCGGGGCACCCCAACGAGTAAGTGCGGCGGAAGCTAGTGGGAAAGCCGGGGATGGGCAAGGGGGGTTGTCGGCGGGACCGGACGGGCCGGGGCGAGGAAGGGCAGCACGTCCTCGGCGGCCTGTACGAAATGTGCCTCGGGGCGGGCCAGAAGCGCGGCGCGCTCCTCGGCCAGGTCTTCGGGCG
This region of Paracoccus zhejiangensis genomic DNA includes:
- a CDS encoding HesA/MoeB/ThiF family protein, whose amino-acid sequence is MNRYARQMILPEIGAEGQARIAAAHLLVVGAGGLGVPALQYLVGAGIGRITLIDPDRVEETNLHRQPIYGPSLGQPKAEAAAGFARALNPGVAVTPLVAWLTPENAPALVAGADLVLDCADSFAASYVLSDLCLALRKPLISASALGMSGYVGGFCGGAPSLRAVFPDLPDSLATCASAGVLGPVVGMLGAVQAQMALAVVLGLQPSPLGQMLRFEMKDFRTSSFRFDSAPEPEAAPHPFIAASALRPDDFLIELRDATEAPAPVARHARRQSVEDFGPAGPIPAPDQRAVFTCRSGLRAWRAADRLRAVWPGEIALLANPQSPSTGDPR
- a CDS encoding FAD-dependent oxidoreductase; the protein is MSGIRILGAGVMGLTLATELTARGHQVELVDPEPTPGPHGCSFWAGGMLAPYCEGESAEEPVERHGLGAIGWWQRHAGGVSRQGTLVLALNRDRGELARFARRSRGHRLLDGEAIAALEPDLAGRFTSGLFYEAEAHLSPRDALTELRRRLEAKGVAVHRAPPATKPDQLIDARGLAARDALPDLRGVRGEMMVLRCPGVTLNRPVRLLHPRIPLYIVPRGDGVFMLGATMIESDRRGVVTARSVLELLSAAYALLPAFGEAELLETGADARPAFPDNLPRLRRVGSTLYANGLYRHGFLLAPTVAAMAADHLERGIIPEFMDEVFA
- the thiD gene encoding bifunctional hydroxymethylpyrimidine kinase/phosphomethylpyrimidine kinase — translated: MTDIALTIAGSDSGGGAGIQADLKTFSALGTYGASVLTAITAQNTRAVTAVETLSPALIRAQMEAVFDDLPVKAVKIGMLGDPVVIRTVAEGLAGRGLPVVLDPVMVAKSGDRLLAAEAIAALRGELLPLATVLTPNLPEAGELLGAEPAADLTAREAQGRALLALGPDWVLMKGGHDAGEVCTDLLLGPETHRLTAPRIATRNTHGTGCTLSAAIAAGLAQGLSVPKAVTRAHAYLQGAIAAADRLRIGSGHGPVHHFHALWGAGA
- a CDS encoding ABC transporter substrate-binding protein: MTTTRLLAALAGLTLATPALAEDKMTLLLDWFINPDHAPIILAQEKGFFTDEGLAVEIVAPADPSEPPKLVAAGKADLAVSYQPQLHLQVHEGLPLLRVGTLVATPLNCLMVDADGPIQSLADLKGRKIGYSVSGVESATTAAMLQSAGLTADDVEMVNVNWSLTPSLMTGQVDAVIGAFRNFELTQMRLAGGNGRCFFPEEAGLPSYDELIFVANADSLDRDRITRFLAAIERGTEYMLNHPDEAFETFAASGPDLSDELNTQAWKDTLPRFAHSPAALDHGRYARFEAFLHEAGMIDATLPVSKLALDPGAEQ
- a CDS encoding thiazole synthase, which translates into the protein MPVFYGTTVDSALMLGTAQYPSPAILAEAFRVSQAGIATVSLRREAGGGQAFWDMIAGLGTRILPNTAGCHTVKEAVTTAHMARELFATSWIKLEVIGHADTLQPDVFGLVEAARILTEDGFEVFPYCTEDLTVCGRLLEVGSQVLMPWGAPIGSGLGLNNPYGLRSLRAHFPDVPLVVDAGVGLPSHAAQAMEMGFDAVLLNTAVAKAGDPVGMARAMALAVEAGRAAFEADPMEPRDMAAPSTPVLGKAFLA
- a CDS encoding thiamine phosphate synthase; the protein is MTLPRFYPIFETADWIGRMLPLGVKLVQLRVKDRPDAETRDEIRRAQALCRAAGALLVVNDHWQIAIDEGCDWIHLGQEDLDSADLSAIRAAGIRLGVSTHDEAELARALALTPDYIALGPVWPTILKKMKWHQQGVEKLTEWKARTGGIPLIAIGGLSIDRAPLAFAAGADVVSAVTDITLNPDPEARVRDWLKATA
- the thiS gene encoding sulfur carrier protein ThiS, which codes for MMITLNGEPRATEAATLADLLADCGFGAKVATALNGDFVPAALRTTTPIAEGDRIEVVAPMQGG